TTATCGGAAGACCTAAATTTGTTCAGTAAACTAATAATAAATTAAAAATTGACTAGCATAATGACATTTATATTTCAAGCCACCACATTTTTAAGCATACTTTATGCTATCAGTATTCTCTGAACAGAATAACTATATTGAAACTTTATAACACGCTAATGCTTTTATTAATATCAAATTTACTATATTACTTTTAAAAGATCAGCTTGAACAAATGAAGCAGAAACCATAAATGTGCAGACAGCATCAACTTGAATACCCAACTTACAACATTGCTTTAAGACTTTCATTATACCATCAACCATTCCTAATTTATCAACTGTTTGTTATTAGATTATAAAAATAATCACTTACTCAAATTGTCTCTAAATACTGCTAATTGTTCGAATCGATGAAAACCGTTACTTCACAAAAAGAATATTTTGTAACGGAAATATAATTTGATATAAAAAATATAGCTTTCTAGAGAAGAGGCGAATATTTTTATTTTGGATTCTTTTACTATCACCTCATGTAGGAATATATTATATATTTAGTAATTTCATAATTTCTGTTATGACATAATCCTGTTCTTTAATACTTAGATCAGGATACAATGGCAAGCTGATAGCTTTTGAATAATATTCTTCAGCATTGGGGCATAACCCCCTGAAATTTCTATCCTTATAATAAGGTTGTCTATAAACTGGAATATAATGAACTTGTGTGCCTATTCCCTTTTGAAAGAGCTTTTCTATAAAATCTGCTCTACTGATTTTAAATTTTTTAAAATTAATTAACAAAACATATAAGTGAAAACAACTCCGCTTATTATTAGATTCATATGGGGAAACTACACCACTAATATTTCCAAAAATTAAATTATATTTATCAACAATAGCTCGTCGTTTTATTTTAAAATCATCAATTCTTTTCATTTGACTATTTCCAAGAGCAGCTTGAATATCTGTCAGCCTATAGTTAAAACCCAACCCTTGCATTTCATAAAACCATGGACCTGGATTCTCAGTAAGTTTTTCTTGGTTTTTAGTAATTCCATGATTTCTTAACAACAATAACTTATCAAACAGTTCTTTGTTATTTGTTGTTATAGCACCTCCTTCTCCAGATGTTATTGTCTTTACTGGGTGAAAGGAAAAAATAGTCATATCTGAGTATTTACAACTGCCAACTTTATCTCCATCTGAATAAGAGGACCCTATAGCATGAGCAGCATCTTCAATTATTGATATGTCAGATCTTTCACCTGCCAACTGATAAAACCCTTCCATATCACATGGTTGCCCCGCAAAATGAACAGGTATAATCAATTTTGTATTTTCTTTAAGAACATCTTTGACAGAAGAAGGAGTAATATTATATGTATCTGGGTCAATATCGGCAAACAAAGGTGTAATATTGTTATAAATCATAGCATTCGAAGAAGCTACAAATGTATTTGGAGAAGTAACACCACTAACATTTGAACCTATATCTAAGGCCGCAACAGCTATATGCAATGCTGCTGTTCCATTTGCTACAGCTACACAATATTTCGCTCCACAGTAATCAGCTATTGATTTTTCGAACTTTTCAACACTTGGCCCCTGTGTTAAGAAATCTGACTTTAACACACTAACAACGGATTCTATATCTTCAATAGTGATTGATTGTCTACCATATGAAATCATAAATCAAACCTTAACCATTTTATGAAACTCATTTTCTATCCATCCTGACAGTTCTTCATTTGTCATCCATTCTTGATTATTATCACTTGAATATGAAAATCCTTCCGGGACTTTAGAGCCATTATTAATTCTTAATTCATCTGTGTACCAATCATGGATTGCAGGCAATATTTTGTAGTAACTATCATATTCATATGTAAACATAGCATCTTCAATGCTAATCATAATCTCATGTAATTTCTCACCTGGTCTAATTCCTACATATCTCAATTCAGCCTCTGGTGCAATAGTTTTTGCTAAATCTACAACCTTCATTGAAGGTATCTTTTTAACGTAGATTTCTCCGCCTTCTGCATCCTCAAAAGCTTTCCAAACTAATTCAACACCTTGATCAAGAGTTATCATAAAACGTGTCATTCTTTCATCAGTGATAGGAAGAACTCCTTCCTTTTTTTTATTCAGAAAAAAAGGAATAACCGATCCCCGACTTCCCATAACATTTCCATACCGAACGACTGAAAACCGGGTGGAATCTGGATTGGAATAAGAATTACCTGCTACAAAAACTTTATCTGAAGCCAATTTTGTTGCACCATATAGATTGATAGGGTTACATGCTTTATCTGTACTAAGGGCAACACATCGTTTTACTTTCTTGTCGATACAAGCATCAATTAAGTTCATTGCACCATTGATATTTGT
This portion of the Oceanispirochaeta sp. M1 genome encodes:
- the pseC gene encoding UDP-4-amino-4,6-dideoxy-N-acetyl-beta-L-altrosamine transaminase produces the protein MISYGRQSITIEDIESVVSVLKSDFLTQGPSVEKFEKSIADYCGAKYCVAVANGTAALHIAVAALDIGSNVSGVTSPNTFVASSNAMIYNNITPLFADIDPDTYNITPSSVKDVLKENTKLIIPVHFAGQPCDMEGFYQLAGERSDISIIEDAAHAIGSSYSDGDKVGSCKYSDMTIFSFHPVKTITSGEGGAITTNNKELFDKLLLLRNHGITKNQEKLTENPGPWFYEMQGLGFNYRLTDIQAALGNSQMKRIDDFKIKRRAIVDKYNLIFGNISGVVSPYESNNKRSCFHLYVLLINFKKFKISRADFIEKLFQKGIGTQVHYIPVYRQPYYKDRNFRGLCPNAEEYYSKAISLPLYPDLSIKEQDYVITEIMKLLNI
- the pseB gene encoding UDP-N-acetylglucosamine 4,6-dehydratase (inverting): MKMLKNSVILITGGTGSFGHKFIEMTLEKYKPKKIIIYSRDEMKQWSMASRFEDDPRLRFFIGDVRDKERLYRALDGVDYVVHAAATKIVPTAEYNPFECIKTNINGAMNLIDACIDKKVKRCVALSTDKACNPINLYGATKLASDKVFVAGNSYSNPDSTRFSVVRYGNVMGSRGSVIPFFLNKKKEGVLPITDERMTRFMITLDQGVELVWKAFEDAEGGEIYVKKIPSMKVVDLAKTIAPEAELRYVGIRPGEKLHEIMISIEDAMFTYEYDSYYKILPAIHDWYTDELRINNGSKVPEGFSYSSDNNQEWMTNEELSGWIENEFHKMVKV